One Cucurbita pepo subsp. pepo cultivar mu-cu-16 chromosome LG09, ASM280686v2, whole genome shotgun sequence DNA window includes the following coding sequences:
- the LOC111801840 gene encoding protein NSP-INTERACTING KINASE 1-like isoform X1 has protein sequence MGFDFQHHLRMILMGIRTELPLFFLFCLWCSSVNGLLTAKGVNFEVQALMAIKAALKDPHSVLNWDENAVDPCSWSMITCSSEKFVISLGAPSQNLSGSLSPSIGNLTNLQSVLLQDNNISGTIPMELGNIPSLDTLDLSSNGFHGEIPISLSNLKSLQYLRLNNNSLSGAIPSSLANMTQLALLDLSFNNLSGPLPRLQAKTYNLVGNSFICSSGSELSCNGTAPPLLFAVNTPQNPQPLGRSKGHKLALAFGSSLGCVVLLTIGFGFFIWWRQRHNQQIFFDVNDQRFEEVCLGNLRIFQFRELQAATNNFSSKNLVGKGGFGNVYKGYLQDGTVIAVKRLKDGNAMRGDVQFHTEVEMISLAVHRNLLRLYGFCMTTTERLLVYPYMSNGSVASRLKAKPALDWSTRKGIALGAARGLLYLHEQCDPKIIHRDVKAANILLDDYCEAVVGDFGLAKLLDHRDSHVTTAVRGTVGHIAPEYLSTGQSSEKTDVFGFGILLLELITGQRALEFGKAANQKGAMLDWVKKIHQEKKLEILVDKDLRNNYDPIELEEMVQVALLCTQYLPTTRPKMSEVVRMLEGDGLAEKWEASQRAEANKIRVNEFSSSERYSDLTDDSSLLVQAMELSGPR, from the exons AtgggttttgattttcaaCATCATTTAAGGATGATTCTAATGGGAATTAGAACAGAGCTTCCCctgttcttcttgttttgcTTATGGTGTTCTTCTGTAAATGGATTGCTTACTGCAAAAGGTGTCAACTTTGAAG TGCAAGCCCTGATGGCCATCAAAGCTGCTCTGAAAGACCCACATTCTGTTCTTAATTGGGATGAAAACGCTGTGGATCCATGTAGCTGGAGCATGATTACTTGTTCTTCAGAGAAATTCGTCATTAGCTT AGGAGCTCCTAGTCAGAACTTGTCGGGTAGCCTGTCGCCGAGCATTGGAAACTTGACCAATCTTCAGTCTGT gcTTCTACAGGACAACAATATATCAGGAACAATCCCAATGGAGCTTGGGAACATACCAAGTCTTGACACTCTTGATCTTTCAAGCAATGGCTTCCATGGAGAAATCCCCATTTCTCTTTCAAATCTCAAGAGTTTGCAGTATCT GAGGTTAAACAACAACAGTCTTTCTGGGGCCATTCCTTCATCGTTAGCCAATATGACTCAGCTGGCATTGCT AGACCTTTCTTTTAACAATCTCAGTGGCCCATTGCCCAGATTGCAAGCCAAAACCTACAA CCTTGTTGGGAATTCGTTCATTTGCTCATCTGGGTCGGAGCTTAGCTGCAACGGAACAGCTCCACCGCTCTTATTTGCAGTCAATACGCCTCAAa ATCCACAGCCTTTAGGGCGATCCAAGGGCCACAAATTAGCCTTAGCTTTTGGCTCAAGCCTTGGATGTGTTGTTCTGCTAACTATTGGGTTTGGCTTCTTCATTTGGTGGAGGCAACGACACAACCAGCAGATATTCTTCGATGTAAATG AccaaagatttgaagaagTGTGCCTTGGGAACCTAAGGATTTTCCAGTTCAGAGAGCTACAAGCTGCTACAAACAACTTCAGCAGCAAAAACTTGGTGGGAAAAGGTGGGTTTGGGAATGTATACAAAGGGTACCTTCAAGATGGTACAGTTATAGCTGTGAAGAGACTAAAAGATGGAAATGCCATGAGAGGAGACGTACAATTTCATACTGAAGTTGAGATGATCAGCCTAGCTGTGCACCGGAACCTCCTCCGTCTCTACGGGTTCTGCATGACAACCACGGAGCGACTGCTGGTTTACCCCTATATGTCGAACGGCAGTGTAGCATCCCGTCTCAAAG CGAAGCCAGCTCTGGATTGGAGTACAAGGAAAGGAATAGCGTTGGGTGCAGCTAGAGGCTTACTGTATTTGCATGAGCAGTGTGATCCTAAGATCATACACAGAGACGTCAAGGCTGCAAATATATTGCTTGATGATTACTGCGAGGCTGTGGTTGGAGATTTTGGACTGGCAAAGCTGTTGGATCACAGAGATTCACATGTGACAACTGCCGTACGAGGAACGGTTGGTCATATAGCTCCCGAGTATCTCTCGACGGGTCAATCCTCTGAGAAAACTGATGTCTTTGGATTTGGAATCCTTCTTCTTGAGTTGATCACTGGTCAGAGAGCTCTTGAATTTGGAAAAGCTGCAAATCAGAAAGGAGCCATGCTTGATTGG GTAAAGAAAATTCACCAAGAAAAGAAGCTGGAAATACTAGTTGACAAGGATCTAAGGAACAATTATGACCCGATCGAGCTCGAAGAAATGGTTCAAGTAGCTCTCTTATGTACACAGTATCTTCCAACCACCAGACCTAAGATGTCTGAAGTGGTTAGAATGCTTGAAGGGGATGGACTTGCCGAAAAATGGGAAGCTTCTCAGAGAGCAGAAGCAAACAAGATCAGAGTCAACGAGTTCTCCTCTTCCGAGCGATATTCTGATCTTACAGATGACTCTTCCTTGCTTGTACAAGCCATGGAGCTTTCTGGACCAAGATGA
- the LOC111801843 gene encoding F-box/FBD/LRR-repeat protein At1g13570-like isoform X2, with product MLFLSRKGVRELIIELGDGEWFRVHSCLFNCSKLTLLELYRCELDPPPTFRGFLCLKSLKLHQVLIAPEDIESLISNCPLLESLALSYFDSLVLNIFAPNLKYLYLEGEFRDIYLQNTPLLVAISVALYMNDDTEPFGDISDCNFEKFLGGVPYLEKLTGHIYFTKYLSIGNSARALPVSYIYLRSIELHQVSFEDMNEILVVLRLITSSPNLEELQISGSSNSVAASEAPDLDFWENECPWNCTFGNLKVVKMTDMSGVPHEMEFIKYLLRNSLVLETMSIRPCVYVTDRRLNMLIELLKFRRASSEAEILFI from the exons atgcttttcctttcaaggaAGGGCGTCAGGGAATTGATTATTGAATTGGGAGACGGCGAGTGGTTTCGGGTGCATTCTTGTCTTTTTAACTGTTCCAAATTGACCCTATTGGAGCTGTATCGTTGTGAATTGGATCCTCCTCCTACTTTTAGGGGATTCTTATGTTTGAAGAGCCTAAAACTTCATCAAGTTCTAATTGCACCTGAAGACATCGAAAGTCTTATTTCTAATTGTCCGCTCTTGGAGAGTCTGGCGCTGTCGTACTTCGATAGTCTAGTGCTTAATATCTTTGCTCCAAATCTCAAGTACCTCTATCTTGAAGGCGAGTTCAGAGACATATATCTTCAAAACACACCACTCTTGGTTGCAATTTCGGTTGCGTTATATATGAATGATGATACTGAGCCCTTTGGCGATATTTCTGATTgcaattttgagaaatttcttGGTGGGGTGCCTTATCTTGAGAAACTTACAGGGCATATTTATTTCACCAAG TATCTGAGTATAGGTAATAGCGCAAGAGCTCTACCGGTGTCGTATATCTATTTAAGGAGTATTGAACTGCACCAAGTCAGTTTTGAAGATATGAATGAAATACTCGTTGTGCTTCGCTTGATTACCAGCTCTCCGAATTTGGAGGAGCTTCAAATTTCG GGCTCCTCAAACTCTGTGGCTGCTTCAGAAGCACCTGACTTGGACTTTTGGGAGAATGAATGCCCTTGGAACTGTACATTTGGTAACCTTAAAGTTGTGAAAATGACAGATATGTCTGGTGTACCACATGAGAtggaatttattaaatatttgcttaGAAATTCTCTGGTTCTTGAAACAATGAGTATCAGACCGTGTGTCTATGTTACGGACCGACGATTGAATATGTTGATTGAATTGTTGAAATTTAGGAGAGCTTCATCTGAAGCAgaaattttattcatttaa
- the LOC111801338 gene encoding uncharacterized protein LOC111801338, protein MLISLSIQGLLDLFVAGVSLVIGLGIFALIATILCSAAFLHSTKDVS, encoded by the coding sequence atgctgATCAGTTTGAGCATTCAAGGCCTATTGGATTTGTTCGTCGCCGGAGTTTCTCTCGTCATAGGTTTGGGGATTTTTGCTCTTATTGCTACCATTCTTTGCTCTGCCGCTTTCTTGCACAGTACTAAGGATGTTTCCTAA
- the LOC111801843 gene encoding F-box/FBD/LRR-repeat protein At1g13570-like isoform X1: MGDILEVDHLSDLPQSIIECILTRLPIRDAIRTSILSRRWRYKWTTLTQLVFDDDCVAMSNDGMYEDLIYFITHVLFLHEGPIHKFHLSATYLQNTPDLDQWMLFLSRKGVRELIIELGDGEWFRVHSCLFNCSKLTLLELYRCELDPPPTFRGFLCLKSLKLHQVLIAPEDIESLISNCPLLESLALSYFDSLVLNIFAPNLKYLYLEGEFRDIYLQNTPLLVAISVALYMNDDTEPFGDISDCNFEKFLGGVPYLEKLTGHIYFTKYLSIGNSARALPVSYIYLRSIELHQVSFEDMNEILVVLRLITSSPNLEELQISGSSNSVAASEAPDLDFWENECPWNCTFGNLKVVKMTDMSGVPHEMEFIKYLLRNSLVLETMSIRPCVYVTDRRLNMLIELLKFRRASSEAEILFI; this comes from the exons ATGGGTGACATTTTGGAGGTGGATCATTTGAGCGATCTGCCTCAGAGCATTATAGAATGCATTCTCACTAGGTTACCGATTAGAGATGCCATAAGAACAAGTATTTTATCTAGGAGATGGAGATACAAATGGACCACTCTAACTCAACTTGTGTTTGATGATGATTGTGTTGCCATGTCCAACGATGGAATGTATGAAGAccttatatattttatcactcatgttctttttcttcacgAAGGTCCAATTCATAAGTTCCATCTTTCTGCTACCTACTTACAGAATACTCCAGATTTAGATCAGTGGatgcttttcctttcaaggaAGGGCGTCAGGGAATTGATTATTGAATTGGGAGACGGCGAGTGGTTTCGGGTGCATTCTTGTCTTTTTAACTGTTCCAAATTGACCCTATTGGAGCTGTATCGTTGTGAATTGGATCCTCCTCCTACTTTTAGGGGATTCTTATGTTTGAAGAGCCTAAAACTTCATCAAGTTCTAATTGCACCTGAAGACATCGAAAGTCTTATTTCTAATTGTCCGCTCTTGGAGAGTCTGGCGCTGTCGTACTTCGATAGTCTAGTGCTTAATATCTTTGCTCCAAATCTCAAGTACCTCTATCTTGAAGGCGAGTTCAGAGACATATATCTTCAAAACACACCACTCTTGGTTGCAATTTCGGTTGCGTTATATATGAATGATGATACTGAGCCCTTTGGCGATATTTCTGATTgcaattttgagaaatttcttGGTGGGGTGCCTTATCTTGAGAAACTTACAGGGCATATTTATTTCACCAAG TATCTGAGTATAGGTAATAGCGCAAGAGCTCTACCGGTGTCGTATATCTATTTAAGGAGTATTGAACTGCACCAAGTCAGTTTTGAAGATATGAATGAAATACTCGTTGTGCTTCGCTTGATTACCAGCTCTCCGAATTTGGAGGAGCTTCAAATTTCG GGCTCCTCAAACTCTGTGGCTGCTTCAGAAGCACCTGACTTGGACTTTTGGGAGAATGAATGCCCTTGGAACTGTACATTTGGTAACCTTAAAGTTGTGAAAATGACAGATATGTCTGGTGTACCACATGAGAtggaatttattaaatatttgcttaGAAATTCTCTGGTTCTTGAAACAATGAGTATCAGACCGTGTGTCTATGTTACGGACCGACGATTGAATATGTTGATTGAATTGTTGAAATTTAGGAGAGCTTCATCTGAAGCAgaaattttattcatttaa
- the LOC111801840 gene encoding protein NSP-INTERACTING KINASE 1-like isoform X2 gives MGFDFQHHLRMILMGIRTELPLFFLFCLWCSSVNGLLTAKGVNFEVQALMAIKAALKDPHSVLNWDENAVDPCSWSMITCSSEKFVISLGAPSQNLSGSLSPSIGNLTNLQSVLLQDNNISGTIPMELGNIPSLDTLDLSSNGFHGEIPISLSNLKSLQYLRLNNNSLSGAIPSSLANMTQLALLGPLPRLQAKTYNLVGNSFICSSGSELSCNGTAPPLLFAVNTPQNPQPLGRSKGHKLALAFGSSLGCVVLLTIGFGFFIWWRQRHNQQIFFDVNDQRFEEVCLGNLRIFQFRELQAATNNFSSKNLVGKGGFGNVYKGYLQDGTVIAVKRLKDGNAMRGDVQFHTEVEMISLAVHRNLLRLYGFCMTTTERLLVYPYMSNGSVASRLKAKPALDWSTRKGIALGAARGLLYLHEQCDPKIIHRDVKAANILLDDYCEAVVGDFGLAKLLDHRDSHVTTAVRGTVGHIAPEYLSTGQSSEKTDVFGFGILLLELITGQRALEFGKAANQKGAMLDWVKKIHQEKKLEILVDKDLRNNYDPIELEEMVQVALLCTQYLPTTRPKMSEVVRMLEGDGLAEKWEASQRAEANKIRVNEFSSSERYSDLTDDSSLLVQAMELSGPR, from the exons AtgggttttgattttcaaCATCATTTAAGGATGATTCTAATGGGAATTAGAACAGAGCTTCCCctgttcttcttgttttgcTTATGGTGTTCTTCTGTAAATGGATTGCTTACTGCAAAAGGTGTCAACTTTGAAG TGCAAGCCCTGATGGCCATCAAAGCTGCTCTGAAAGACCCACATTCTGTTCTTAATTGGGATGAAAACGCTGTGGATCCATGTAGCTGGAGCATGATTACTTGTTCTTCAGAGAAATTCGTCATTAGCTT AGGAGCTCCTAGTCAGAACTTGTCGGGTAGCCTGTCGCCGAGCATTGGAAACTTGACCAATCTTCAGTCTGT gcTTCTACAGGACAACAATATATCAGGAACAATCCCAATGGAGCTTGGGAACATACCAAGTCTTGACACTCTTGATCTTTCAAGCAATGGCTTCCATGGAGAAATCCCCATTTCTCTTTCAAATCTCAAGAGTTTGCAGTATCT GAGGTTAAACAACAACAGTCTTTCTGGGGCCATTCCTTCATCGTTAGCCAATATGACTCAGCTGGCATTGCT TGGCCCATTGCCCAGATTGCAAGCCAAAACCTACAA CCTTGTTGGGAATTCGTTCATTTGCTCATCTGGGTCGGAGCTTAGCTGCAACGGAACAGCTCCACCGCTCTTATTTGCAGTCAATACGCCTCAAa ATCCACAGCCTTTAGGGCGATCCAAGGGCCACAAATTAGCCTTAGCTTTTGGCTCAAGCCTTGGATGTGTTGTTCTGCTAACTATTGGGTTTGGCTTCTTCATTTGGTGGAGGCAACGACACAACCAGCAGATATTCTTCGATGTAAATG AccaaagatttgaagaagTGTGCCTTGGGAACCTAAGGATTTTCCAGTTCAGAGAGCTACAAGCTGCTACAAACAACTTCAGCAGCAAAAACTTGGTGGGAAAAGGTGGGTTTGGGAATGTATACAAAGGGTACCTTCAAGATGGTACAGTTATAGCTGTGAAGAGACTAAAAGATGGAAATGCCATGAGAGGAGACGTACAATTTCATACTGAAGTTGAGATGATCAGCCTAGCTGTGCACCGGAACCTCCTCCGTCTCTACGGGTTCTGCATGACAACCACGGAGCGACTGCTGGTTTACCCCTATATGTCGAACGGCAGTGTAGCATCCCGTCTCAAAG CGAAGCCAGCTCTGGATTGGAGTACAAGGAAAGGAATAGCGTTGGGTGCAGCTAGAGGCTTACTGTATTTGCATGAGCAGTGTGATCCTAAGATCATACACAGAGACGTCAAGGCTGCAAATATATTGCTTGATGATTACTGCGAGGCTGTGGTTGGAGATTTTGGACTGGCAAAGCTGTTGGATCACAGAGATTCACATGTGACAACTGCCGTACGAGGAACGGTTGGTCATATAGCTCCCGAGTATCTCTCGACGGGTCAATCCTCTGAGAAAACTGATGTCTTTGGATTTGGAATCCTTCTTCTTGAGTTGATCACTGGTCAGAGAGCTCTTGAATTTGGAAAAGCTGCAAATCAGAAAGGAGCCATGCTTGATTGG GTAAAGAAAATTCACCAAGAAAAGAAGCTGGAAATACTAGTTGACAAGGATCTAAGGAACAATTATGACCCGATCGAGCTCGAAGAAATGGTTCAAGTAGCTCTCTTATGTACACAGTATCTTCCAACCACCAGACCTAAGATGTCTGAAGTGGTTAGAATGCTTGAAGGGGATGGACTTGCCGAAAAATGGGAAGCTTCTCAGAGAGCAGAAGCAAACAAGATCAGAGTCAACGAGTTCTCCTCTTCCGAGCGATATTCTGATCTTACAGATGACTCTTCCTTGCTTGTACAAGCCATGGAGCTTTCTGGACCAAGATGA
- the LOC111802358 gene encoding uridine-cytidine kinase C-like, whose amino-acid sequence MAQDHSGSESHQKRAGLLKDQVRLVKRKDSDRYEIVSIQDPLSFEKGFFIVIRACQLLAQKNEGIILVGLAGPSGAGKTVFTEKIMNFMPSIAIISMDDYNDASRIVDGNFDDPRLTDYDTLLQNVQDLKAGKEVQVPIYDFKSSSRIGYRTVEAPSSRIVIIEGIYALNERLRPLLDLRVSVRGGVHFDLVKRVLRDIQRAGQEPEEIIHQISETVYPMYKAFIEPDLETAHIKIINKFNPFTGFQSPTYILKSARKITVDQIKAVLSEDHTEHLEQTYDIYLLPPGEDPESCQSYLRMRNKEGKYSLMFEEWVTDNPFIISPRITFEVSVRLLGGLMALGYTIATILKRKSHVFSDHRVCVKIDWLEQLNRQNVQVQGKDRLVVKHVAEQLGLDGSYIPRTYIEQIQLEKLVNEVMALPDDLKSKLSLDEDLVSSPIEALSRASADRVSLRNRNLKSGISQSYTTQREKKLTGYASNNQRFVDSNTESSAMVANQGAITQLSEQISSLNDRMDEFTTRIEELNSKLSFKTNSPSHHNLNLQAETCNGSVPTSCFVSGLGNGSLTGSIIPNSSSFSQLAKDSPLMDEISGIVRGQRQVMHQLDCLSNLLRERDSAGERSRQVRTKKKTILPDPEPLRLPLLLTVAVGGVGIFLYKSLSRN is encoded by the exons ATGGCTCAAGATCATTCTGGTTCTGAATCTCATCAGAAACGGGCAGGTCTATTGAAAGATCAAGTGAGATTGGTTAAGAGAAAGGATTCGGATCGCTATGAAATTGTTTCAATCCAAGATCCTTTGTCATTTGAGAAAGGGTTCTTCATAGTTATTCGTGCCTGCCAACTGCTAGCACAGAAGAATGAAGGAATTATATTGGTTGGTTTAGCTGGTCCTTCTGGGGCTGGAAAAACAGTTTTCACAGAAAAGATAATGAACTTCATGCCCAGTATTGCTATCATATCAATGGATGATTATAATGATGCAAGTCGAATTGTCGATGGCAACTTTGATG ATCCACGCTTAACTGACTACGACACCTTGCTCCAGAATGTCCAAGATCTAAAAGCAGGGAAGGAAGTTCAGGTCCCTATTTATGATTTCAAATCTAGTTCCAGAATTGGATACAG GACAGTTGAGGCTCCAAGCTCAAGGATTGTGATCATCGAGGGAATTTATGCGTTAAATGAAAGATTGCGGCCCCTGTTGGACCTTCGAGTCTCTGTTAGAGGTGGAGTTCACTTTGACCTTGTGAAACGGGTGTTACGTGACATCCAACGTGCTGGCCAAGAACCAGAAGAAATTATTCATCAAATTTCTGAAACA GTGTATCCAATGTACAAGGCTTTTATCGAACCGGATCTTGAAACTGCACATataaaaatcatcaacaaattCAATCCCTTTACAGGATTTCAAAGTCCCACTTACATATTGAAG TCAGCAAGAAAGATAACAGTGGATCAAATCAAGGCTGTCTTATCTGAAGATCATACAGAACATTTAGAGCAGACGTACGACATATATCTGTTGCCACCAGGTGAAGATCCCGAGTCTTGTCAATCATATCTAAGGATGCGcaacaaagaaggaaaatacAGTCTCATGTTTGAG GAATGGGTTACCGACAATCCATTTATCATATCGCCGAGAATAACTTTCGAGGTCAGTGTGCGCCTTCTTGGTGGGCTGATGGCCTTAGGATACACGATAGCAACAATTCTTAAAAGAAAGAGCCATGTATTCTCAGATCACAGAGTGTGTGTCAAAATTGATTGGCTGGAACAATTAAATCGCCAGAACGTTCAG GTACAAGGTAAGGATCGGCTAGTCGTAAAACATGTAGCGGAGCAGCTCGGCTTGGATGGTTCCTACATTCCTCGTACGTACATTGAACAGATTCAACTGGAGAAGCTTGTAAATGAAGTCATG GCCTTGCCAGATGATTTGAAGTCTAAACTCAGTCTTGACGAGGATCTAGTTTCAAGCCCCATAGAAGCACTCTCTAGAGCCTCCGCTGATAGAGTTTCATTGAGAAATAGAAATCTCAAAAG TGGCATATCTCAGTCATATACAACCCAAAGGGAGAAGAAGCTGACTGGATATGCTTCCAACAACCAAAGATTTGTCGACAGCAACACGGAGTCTTCGGCAATGGTTGCGAACCAG GGAGCCATTACTCAGCTTTCTGAACAAATTTCATCACTCAATGATCGAATGGACGAGTTCACAACTCGAATCGAGGAGTTGAATTCAAAGTTAAGCTTCAAGACGAATTCTCCAAGCCACCACAACCTGAATCTCCAAGCGGAAACATGCAACGGTTCTGTACCGACTTCTTGTTTCGTCTCTGGATTGGGTAATGGCTCCTTGACTGGTTCCATTATACCCAATTCTTCATCCTTCTCCCAGTTGGCCAAGGATTCTCCTTTAATGGATGAG ATATCAGGAATCGTGAGGGGGCAACGACAAGTTATGCACCAATTAGATTGCCTTAGCAATCTTCTTCGGGAACGTGATAGCGCGGGGGAACGATCCCGTCAagtaagaacaaagaagaaaaccaTATTACCTGATCCCGAGCCGCTAAGACTTCCTCTCTTGTTGACTGTAGCTGTGGGAGGTGTAGGAATTTTCTTGTACAAGAGCTTAAGTCGTAACTGA
- the LOC111801336 gene encoding peroxidase 11-like isoform X2, with protein sequence MECAVLSDPRNAAFVVRLHFHDCFVQGCDGSVLLDDTITLQGEKKASTNIHSLKGFRIIDRIKNSLESECPGIVSCADILTIAARDAVILVGGPYWEVPLGRMDSTTAGYELADTNLPSANEGLLSIISKFLYQGLSVTDMVALSGAHTIGMARCENFRERIYGDFEATSNDGNNPISKSYLDKLRSICPPVGKAAENNITAMDNVTPEVFDNSYFHMLMRGEGLMNSDQELYSSLLGMETRALVKKYAAEPLAFFQQFSDSMVKLGNITNSDSFFTGEVRTNCRFINT encoded by the exons ATGGAGTGTGCAGTGCTTTCTGACCCACGCAATGCAGCTTTTGTTGTCCGCTTGCACTTCCATGACTGCTTTGTTCAG GGGTGTGACGGGTCGGTTCTGCTGGACGACACGATAACGTTGCAGGGAGAGAAAAAGGCTTCCACCAACATTCACTCCTTGAAAGGCTTTAGAATCATTGACAGGATAAAGAATAGCCTTGAATCTGAATGTCCAGGGATTGTTTCTTGTGCAGACATACTCACTATTGCAGCCAGGGATGCAGTCATTCTG GTGGGCGGTCCTTACTGGGAGGTTCCTCTAGGAAGAATGGATTCCACAACTGCAGGTTATGAACTAGCAGACACAAATCTTCCCTCTGCCAATGAGGGGCTTCTGAGTATCATCTCCAAGTTTCTTTATCAGGGTCTCTCTGTCACTGACATGGTAGCTCTATCAG GAGCGCACACGATCGGGATGGCGAGGTGCGAGAATTTCAGAGAAAGGATTTACGGGGATTTTGAAGCAACTTCCAACGACGGTAACAACCCGATCTCGAAGTCGTATCTCGACAAGTTGAGATCTATCTGCCCTCCAGTTGGGAAAGCTGCAGAGAACAACATAACAGCAATGGACAATGTGACACCAGAGGTGTTTGACAACTCCTATTTCCATATGCTGATGAGAGGAGAAGGGCTTATGAACTCAGACCAGGAACTGTATTCAAGCCTTCTTGGCATGGAAACAAGAGCACTGGTGAAGAAATATGCTGCTGAACCACTTGCTTTCTTTCAGCAATTCTCTGATTCCATGGTGAAGTTGGGGAATATCACTAATTCTGATAGCTTTTTCACTGGGGAAGTTAGAACAAACTGCAGGTTTATCAACACTTGA
- the LOC111801336 gene encoding peroxidase 11-like isoform X1 gives MGISNLSPCLVYGLMGLCGFLSVSHSLTLDYYAKTCPTVLQVVRKEMECAVLSDPRNAAFVVRLHFHDCFVQGCDGSVLLDDTITLQGEKKASTNIHSLKGFRIIDRIKNSLESECPGIVSCADILTIAARDAVILVGGPYWEVPLGRMDSTTAGYELADTNLPSANEGLLSIISKFLYQGLSVTDMVALSGAHTIGMARCENFRERIYGDFEATSNDGNNPISKSYLDKLRSICPPVGKAAENNITAMDNVTPEVFDNSYFHMLMRGEGLMNSDQELYSSLLGMETRALVKKYAAEPLAFFQQFSDSMVKLGNITNSDSFFTGEVRTNCRFINT, from the exons ATGGGTATCTCAAATCTCTCCCCTTGCCTTGTTTATGGGCTGATGGGGCTTTGTGGTTTCTTGTCTGTGAGCCACAGCTTGACGTTGGATTACTATGCCAAAACTTGTCCCACTGTGTTGCAGGTTGTGAGGAAAGAGATGGAGTGTGCAGTGCTTTCTGACCCACGCAATGCAGCTTTTGTTGTCCGCTTGCACTTCCATGACTGCTTTGTTCAG GGGTGTGACGGGTCGGTTCTGCTGGACGACACGATAACGTTGCAGGGAGAGAAAAAGGCTTCCACCAACATTCACTCCTTGAAAGGCTTTAGAATCATTGACAGGATAAAGAATAGCCTTGAATCTGAATGTCCAGGGATTGTTTCTTGTGCAGACATACTCACTATTGCAGCCAGGGATGCAGTCATTCTG GTGGGCGGTCCTTACTGGGAGGTTCCTCTAGGAAGAATGGATTCCACAACTGCAGGTTATGAACTAGCAGACACAAATCTTCCCTCTGCCAATGAGGGGCTTCTGAGTATCATCTCCAAGTTTCTTTATCAGGGTCTCTCTGTCACTGACATGGTAGCTCTATCAG GAGCGCACACGATCGGGATGGCGAGGTGCGAGAATTTCAGAGAAAGGATTTACGGGGATTTTGAAGCAACTTCCAACGACGGTAACAACCCGATCTCGAAGTCGTATCTCGACAAGTTGAGATCTATCTGCCCTCCAGTTGGGAAAGCTGCAGAGAACAACATAACAGCAATGGACAATGTGACACCAGAGGTGTTTGACAACTCCTATTTCCATATGCTGATGAGAGGAGAAGGGCTTATGAACTCAGACCAGGAACTGTATTCAAGCCTTCTTGGCATGGAAACAAGAGCACTGGTGAAGAAATATGCTGCTGAACCACTTGCTTTCTTTCAGCAATTCTCTGATTCCATGGTGAAGTTGGGGAATATCACTAATTCTGATAGCTTTTTCACTGGGGAAGTTAGAACAAACTGCAGGTTTATCAACACTTGA